From the genome of Kaistella daneshvariae, one region includes:
- a CDS encoding alpha/beta fold hydrolase, protein MEILHSKIYAREKPGIPLLVFHGLFGMLDNWGSFGKEMGEFFPVHLLDLRNHGKSFHSPEMSHDDLAHDILHYMESHGLEKINLLGHSLGGKAVMQFAIKYPIKVNKLIVVDISPKAYPPHHQGILKALQSVDFSTATSRQQVEEVLAQFIPEKSVILFLTKNLYWTDDKKLDWRFNLKTLSEKYEEFVSNAIKFGVYSGETLFIAGEKSHYILPQDEFQIKQQFPNSSVVTIKNAGHWVQAENPTDFNEVVKNFLLKA, encoded by the coding sequence ATGGAAATTCTACACTCAAAAATTTATGCACGGGAAAAACCCGGAATTCCGCTTCTGGTTTTTCACGGTTTGTTCGGAATGCTGGATAACTGGGGAAGTTTTGGCAAAGAAATGGGCGAGTTTTTCCCAGTTCATCTGCTTGATTTGCGAAATCATGGAAAAAGTTTTCACTCGCCGGAAATGTCGCACGATGACCTTGCACACGACATCCTGCATTATATGGAATCCCACGGTCTGGAAAAAATCAACCTTTTGGGTCATTCGCTGGGCGGAAAAGCCGTGATGCAGTTTGCCATCAAATATCCGATAAAAGTCAATAAATTAATCGTGGTGGATATTTCGCCAAAAGCGTATCCGCCGCATCATCAGGGGATTTTAAAAGCTCTGCAAAGTGTAGATTTTTCTACAGCGACTTCGCGCCAGCAGGTGGAAGAGGTGCTTGCACAATTCATCCCGGAAAAATCAGTGATTTTATTCCTGACGAAAAATCTCTACTGGACCGATGATAAAAAGCTCGACTGGCGTTTCAATCTCAAAACCCTGTCTGAAAAATATGAAGAGTTTGTTTCGAATGCTATAAAATTTGGTGTTTACAGCGGCGAAACTTTATTTATTGCCGGTGAAAAATCGCATTATATTTTGCCGCAGGATGAATTTCAAATAAAGCAGCAATTCCCGAATTCCAGCGTGGTAACCATTAAAAATGCAGGACATTGGGTACAGGCGGAAAATCCGACGGACTTTAATGAAGTTGTGAAAAATTTCCTGCTAAAAGCCTAA
- a CDS encoding pyridoxine 5'-phosphate synthase — MTKLSVNINKIATLRNARGGDLPSVTEAAIKLQGFGAQGITIHPRPDQRHITRKDVYDLKPLVHTEFNIEGNPHRPFIDMVLEIKPEQVTLVPDGDDAITSNAGWDCEKHLGFLKNVISEFKNAGIRTSVFLDPNPEMVKFAAQTGTDRIELYTEAYAKNYSSDKENAIKPYVETALEAEKFGLGVNAGHDLSLENLKFFTEKVPNLLEVSIGHALISEALYMGLENTVQAYLKRLARW; from the coding sequence ATGACAAAACTCAGTGTAAATATCAATAAAATAGCAACTTTGCGAAATGCGCGCGGCGGCGATTTGCCCAGCGTAACCGAAGCTGCAATCAAACTTCAGGGATTTGGCGCGCAGGGAATTACCATTCATCCGCGCCCGGATCAGCGCCACATTACCCGCAAAGACGTGTATGATTTGAAACCTTTGGTACACACCGAATTTAATATTGAAGGAAATCCGCACCGCCCGTTCATCGATATGGTTTTAGAAATTAAACCGGAACAGGTTACTTTGGTACCCGATGGCGATGATGCAATTACGTCGAACGCCGGCTGGGATTGCGAAAAACATTTGGGTTTTCTGAAAAATGTGATTTCGGAATTTAAAAATGCGGGCATCAGAACTTCGGTTTTTTTAGATCCAAATCCGGAAATGGTGAAGTTTGCCGCGCAAACCGGAACGGACCGAATTGAATTGTACACAGAAGCTTACGCCAAAAATTACAGCAGCGACAAAGAAAACGCCATAAAACCTTATGTGGAAACCGCTCTGGAAGCTGAAAAATTCGGTTTGGGAGTCAATGCGGGTCATGATTTAAGCTTGGAAAATTTGAAATTTTTTACCGAAAAAGTGCCGAATTTATTGGAAGTTTCGATCGGCCATGCGCTAATTTCTGAAGCGCTTTATATGGGACTGGAAAATACGGTTCAGGCGTATCTGAAAAGACTTGCACGTTGGTAA